A window from Gorilla gorilla gorilla isolate KB3781 chromosome 21, NHGRI_mGorGor1-v2.1_pri, whole genome shotgun sequence encodes these proteins:
- the SLC32A1 gene encoding vesicular inhibitory amino acid transporter, producing MATLLRSKLSNVATSVSNKSQAKMSGMFARMGFQAATDEEAVGFAHCDDLDFEHRQGLQMDILKAEGEPCGDEGPEAPVEGDIHYQRGSGAPLPPSGSKDQVGGGGEFGGHDKPKITAWEAGWNVTNAIQGMFVLGLPYAILHGGYLGLFLIIFAAVVCCYTGKILIACLYEENEDGEVVRVRDSYVAIANACCAPRFPTLGGRVVNVAQIIELVMTCILYVVVSGNLMYNSFPGLPVSQKSWSIIATAVLLPCAFLKNLKAVSKFSLLCTLAHFVINILVIAYCLSRARDWAWEKVKFYIDVKKFPISIGIIVFSYTSQIFLPSLEGNMQQPSEFHCMMNWTHIAACVLKGLFALVAYLTWADETKEVITDNLPGSIRAVVNIFLVAKALLSYPLPFFAAVEVLEKSLFQEGSRAFFPACYGGDGRLKSWGLTLRCALVVFTLLMAIYVPHFALLMGLTGSLTGAGLCFLLPSLFHLRLLWRKLLWHQVFFDVAIFVIGGICSVSGFVHSLEGLIEAYRTNAED from the exons ATGGCCACCTTGCTCCGCAGCAAGCTGTCCAACGTGGCCACGTCCGTGTCCAACAAGTCCCAGGCCAAGATGAGCggcatgttcgccaggatgggtTTTCAGGCGGCCACGGATGAGGAGGCGGTGGGCTTCGCGCATTGCGACGACCTCGACTTTGAGCACCGCCAGGGCCTGCAGATGGACATCCTGAAAGCCGAGGGAGAGCCCTGCGGGGACGAGGGCCCTGAAGCGCCCGTCGAGGGAGACATCCATTATCAGCGAGGCAGCGGAGCTCCTCTGCCGCCCTCCGGCTCcaaggaccaggtgggaggtggtgGCGAGTTCGGGGGCCACGACAAGCCCAAAATCACGGCGTGGGAGGCAGGCTGGAACGTGACCAACGCCATCCAG GGCATGTTCGTGCTGGGCCTACCCTACGCCATCCTGCACGGCGGCTACCTGGGGTTGTTTCTCATCATCTTCGCCGCCGTTGTGTGCTGCTACACCGGCAAGATCCTCATCGCGTGCCTGTACGAGGAGAATGAAGACGGCGAGGTGGTGCGCGTGCGGGACTCGTACGTGGCCATAGCTAACGCCTGCTGCGCCCCGCGCTTCCCAACGCTGGGCGGCCGAGTGGTGAACGTAGCACAGATCATCGAGCTGGTGATGACGTGCATCCTGTACGTGGTGGTGAGTGGCAACCTCATGTACAACAGCTTCCCGGGGCTGCCCGTGTCGCAGAAGTCCTGGTCCATTATCGCCACGGCCGTGCTGCTGCCTTGCGCCTTCCTTAAGAACCTCAAGGCCGTGTCCAAGTTCAGTCTGCTGTGCACTCTGGCCCACTTCGTCATCAATATCCTGGTCATAGCCTACTGTCTATCGCGGGCGCGCGACTGGGCCTGGGAGAAGGTCAAGTTCTACATCGACGTCAAGAAGTTCCCCATCTCCATTGGCATCATCGTGTTCAGCTACACGTCTCAGATCTTCCTGCCTTCGCTGGAGGGCAATATGCAGCAGCCCAGCGAGTTCCACTGCATGATGAACTGGACGCACATCGCAGCCTGCGTGCTCAAGGGCCTCTTCGCGCTCGTCGCCTACCTCACCTGGGCCGACGAGACCAAGGAGGTCATCACGGATAACCTGCCCGGCTCCATCCGCGCCGTGGTCAACATCTTTCTGGTGGCCAAGGCGCTGTTGTCCTATCCTCTGCCATTCTTTGCCGCTGTCGAGGTGCTGGAGAAGTCGCTCTTCCAGGAAGGCAGCCGCGCCTTTTTCCCGGCCTGCTACGGCGGCGACGGGCGCCTGAAGTCCTGGGGGCTGACGCTGCGCTGCGCGCTCGTCGTCTTCACGCTGCTCATGGCCATTTATGTGCCGCACTTCGCGCTGCTCATGGGCCTCACCGGCAGCCTCACGGGCGCCGGCCTCTGTTTCTTGCTGCCCAGCCTCTTTCACCTGCGCCTGCTCTGGCGCAAGCTGCTGTGGCACCAAGTCTTCTTCGACGTCGCCATCTTCGTCATCGGCGGCATCTGCAGCGTGTCCGGCTTCGTGCACTCCCTCGAGGGCCTCATCGAGGCCTACCGAACCAACGCGGAGGACTAG